Proteins from one Mesotoga infera genomic window:
- the ribF gene encoding riboflavin biosynthesis protein RibF produces the protein MCVTCIGNFDGVHLGHRRIMKRTVELAERLGVRSSAISIIYPWAYYFPNFPGIIYPVSQRIELILSTGIHKVITANMAEIKHLEPREFVTGLIEQGVNGIVVGRDFTFGNGAKGNTALLEEMASEMGFFVDTVPDCMLDGRRISSSWIREALAKGEIRQANALLGKRYSIRGRVYRDQQLGSKMGFPTANITRGEERLVTPKSGVYIVKSNIEGKELFGLLNVGFRPTVQVTEEVKYEVYYFDFYGDLYDKNIEIEFLEFIRPELKFDGLQLLIEQIKHDEKIARRWLELHSEEL, from the coding sequence ATGTGTGTGACCTGCATCGGAAACTTCGACGGCGTTCACCTCGGTCACCGTCGAATAATGAAAAGAACGGTCGAACTGGCAGAGAGACTCGGTGTCAGAAGTTCGGCTATTTCCATAATTTATCCTTGGGCATATTACTTTCCGAACTTCCCGGGTATAATCTACCCGGTATCCCAAAGGATCGAATTGATTCTTTCGACCGGGATCCATAAAGTGATCACGGCCAACATGGCCGAGATAAAGCACCTGGAGCCCCGCGAGTTCGTTACCGGTCTGATCGAGCAGGGAGTGAACGGCATCGTTGTGGGCAGAGATTTCACCTTTGGAAACGGTGCGAAGGGGAACACTGCGCTGCTTGAAGAGATGGCAAGTGAAATGGGTTTTTTCGTAGATACTGTTCCCGACTGTATGCTGGATGGTCGGAGGATAAGCAGCAGCTGGATACGTGAAGCTCTGGCGAAAGGTGAAATACGTCAGGCCAACGCGCTACTAGGTAAAAGATACTCGATAAGAGGAAGAGTATATCGTGACCAGCAGCTCGGCTCCAAGATGGGCTTTCCTACGGCCAATATCACGCGTGGAGAAGAACGCCTGGTAACTCCGAAATCGGGGGTTTACATCGTAAAATCGAACATAGAAGGCAAAGAACTTTTCGGTCTGCTAAACGTAGGGTTCAGACCGACCGTGCAAGTTACTGAAGAGGTGAAATACGAAGTCTATTACTTCGATTTTTACGGAGACCTCTACGATAAAAATATCGAGATAGAGTTTCTGGAATTCATAAGACCCGAACTTAAGTTCGACGGCCTTCAGTTGCTCATAGAACAGATAAAGCACGATGAAAAGATCGCACGGCGCTGGCTTGAGCTCCACTCAGAGGAACTCTGA
- the truB gene encoding tRNA pseudouridine(55) synthase TruB yields the protein MQKTTDGIILVDKPCNMTSHDVVNVLRSKFQTKKVGHSGTLDPFASGLIIVGIGKGTRVLEYFLNMDKTYRAELELGRITDTFDLTGKLVEEREVPALSLEEISGVLKSFIGKQLQTPPAYSAKKHNGERLYKLAREGNIINLPPSRVQIYSIDEISFEGRKISFKTRVSKGTYIRSLVMDIGYRLGCGATTTYLRRTAQGPFSLDSSSQLGEVSDLSIITLEEAIDFMPGLLLNEQESQRVLLGGQVHARNVVGILGSFVKDEIIRILGNDEKLLAVARSERTSSFVKTLQREESWERVAKLEKVLGA from the coding sequence ATGCAGAAGACAACTGACGGAATAATACTCGTAGACAAACCTTGTAACATGACCTCCCACGATGTAGTGAATGTGCTTCGTAGTAAATTTCAGACGAAGAAAGTAGGTCATTCGGGTACACTCGATCCATTTGCCAGCGGACTTATCATAGTGGGCATAGGTAAGGGAACTAGGGTACTGGAATACTTCCTGAACATGGATAAAACCTATAGAGCCGAGCTGGAGCTAGGTAGGATAACCGATACCTTCGATCTCACAGGCAAACTCGTCGAGGAAAGAGAGGTGCCGGCCCTTTCGCTTGAGGAAATATCGGGGGTTCTCAAATCTTTCATTGGTAAACAACTGCAGACGCCGCCGGCTTACTCGGCAAAAAAACATAACGGAGAACGCCTGTACAAACTCGCTAGAGAGGGCAATATAATCAATCTCCCGCCCAGTCGCGTACAGATCTATTCGATAGATGAGATCTCCTTCGAAGGGCGGAAAATCTCCTTCAAAACGAGGGTTTCAAAGGGAACGTACATAAGATCTCTGGTAATGGATATTGGATACCGCCTTGGTTGTGGCGCTACAACTACCTATCTCAGGAGAACAGCCCAGGGACCTTTCTCGTTGGACTCTTCAAGTCAGCTCGGGGAGGTTTCAGATCTGTCCATAATCACTCTGGAAGAGGCTATCGACTTCATGCCCGGGCTTCTCCTCAACGAGCAGGAAAGTCAGAGAGTACTTCTCGGTGGCCAGGTCCATGCCAGAAACGTCGTAGGGATACTTGGAAGCTTCGTCAAAGACGAGATAATAAGGATACTGGGAAATGACGAAAAACTACTCGCCGTTGCCAGATCGGAAAGAACGTCATCCTTTGTGAAGACACTACAGAGAGAAGAGTCCTGGGAGAGGGTTGCAAAACTCGAAAAGGTACTCGGGGCATGA
- the rbfA gene encoding 30S ribosome-binding factor RbfA, producing the protein MSSSHRREMLESEIKKVLTEALSSYAGHDPSVGMVSIVRVELSKDKRYAVIYISSMGEEEKKKMLVDRLNEDKGIFRTAIAKNIRLFKAPEIRFKEDIGIEATLRVARLLQQIENEKQDAEDN; encoded by the coding sequence ATGTCGAGCAGCCACAGGAGAGAAATGCTGGAATCGGAGATCAAGAAAGTTCTCACGGAGGCTCTTTCATCTTACGCCGGTCACGATCCTTCGGTCGGAATGGTTTCGATAGTCAGAGTCGAGCTGAGCAAAGACAAGAGATATGCGGTGATCTACATAAGCTCAATGGGCGAAGAAGAGAAGAAAAAGATGCTCGTTGACAGATTGAACGAAGACAAGGGTATTTTCAGAACGGCGATCGCCAAAAATATAAGGTTGTTCAAAGCTCCCGAGATACGTTTCAAAGAGGATATCGGCATAGAGGCCACTCTCAGAGTGGCTCGGCTGCTTCAACAGATAGAGAATGAAAAGCAAGATGCAGAAGACAACTGA
- a CDS encoding N-acetylmuramoyl-L-alanine amidase family protein, with translation MKRKMIMIIALLLLASLLTAFTICIDPGHQEKANLSQEQIAPGSKETKAKVSIGTKGVSTGIPEYVFNLELSFILRDRLQEEGFNVFMTRERHDVDISNIERAEFANSMAADLCIRIHANYSSDPSLKGTMLLIPSSTATYTAPIYEESRRAAEKIMASLREIEGITSLGIRVREDMTGFNWSKVPVLIFEAGFMSNPEEDVLLASQDYREALVEAIVSGVVDYFLSRR, from the coding sequence TTGAAAAGAAAGATGATTATGATTATAGCTTTGCTGTTGCTGGCTTCGCTCTTAACTGCTTTCACGATATGTATAGACCCGGGTCACCAGGAGAAAGCCAATCTCTCGCAAGAACAGATAGCGCCAGGATCGAAAGAGACCAAGGCTAAGGTCTCGATTGGAACCAAGGGTGTCAGCACAGGGATACCCGAGTATGTTTTCAATCTGGAGCTCTCTTTCATTCTGAGAGACAGGTTACAGGAAGAGGGCTTCAACGTATTTATGACAAGGGAGAGACACGATGTCGATATTAGCAACATAGAAAGGGCAGAGTTCGCCAACTCCATGGCTGCCGATCTGTGTATAAGGATTCATGCTAATTACAGTTCGGATCCTTCGCTGAAGGGAACGATGCTCCTGATACCCTCCTCGACAGCTACCTATACCGCACCCATTTATGAAGAGAGCAGGAGGGCCGCCGAGAAGATCATGGCCAGTCTCCGGGAAATAGAGGGGATAACCTCGCTCGGAATAAGGGTTAGAGAAGATATGACCGGTTTCAACTGGTCAAAGGTCCCCGTTCTGATTTTTGAGGCCGGGTTCATGTCCAATCCGGAAGAAGACGTGTTACTGGCCAGTCAGGATTACCGCGAGGCACTGGTCGAAGCTATCGTCTCGGGAGTTGTGGATTACTTTCTGAGCCGTCGATGA
- a CDS encoding amino acid ABC transporter ATP-binding protein, whose amino-acid sequence MTENKILSVRGISKSFDSLSVLKRVSFDVKQGDVIAILGPSGAGKTTLLRCINHLITPDDGDILFKGSTVKSDRKSIRFFRAKVGFVFQRFNLVSHLRVIDNVALPLVKVLGKKWREAREIALKQLSQVGLEDKAASFPSQLSGGQQQRVGIARAFVMEPDIVLLDEPTSALDPSLVGEVMRVIKRLSSEGRTMVIVTHEIDFARNIATRVLFMKGGSILKDTNPQEFFESASSEIRDFLTDLSSIV is encoded by the coding sequence ATGACAGAAAATAAAATTCTCAGCGTGAGAGGAATTTCAAAATCCTTCGACAGCCTTTCTGTTCTCAAGAGAGTCTCCTTCGATGTGAAGCAGGGAGATGTTATCGCAATTCTCGGTCCTTCGGGGGCTGGAAAAACTACGCTGCTGAGGTGCATAAACCATCTCATCACTCCCGACGACGGCGATATACTCTTCAAAGGCTCGACCGTGAAGAGCGACAGGAAATCTATCAGATTCTTCAGGGCAAAAGTGGGATTCGTCTTCCAAAGATTCAATCTCGTCAGTCACCTGAGAGTGATAGACAACGTTGCGCTCCCCCTCGTAAAAGTACTGGGCAAAAAGTGGAGGGAGGCCAGAGAAATCGCCCTGAAGCAACTCTCTCAGGTAGGTCTGGAAGACAAGGCTGCCAGCTTTCCTTCACAGCTGTCTGGTGGTCAGCAACAGCGGGTCGGGATTGCCAGGGCCTTTGTGATGGAGCCAGATATTGTATTGCTGGACGAACCTACTTCGGCACTAGATCCCTCGCTCGTTGGGGAAGTTATGAGAGTCATAAAACGGCTCTCGTCTGAAGGGAGAACAATGGTTATAGTCACCCACGAAATCGATTTCGCAAGGAATATAGCCACAAGGGTTTTATTCATGAAAGGCGGCTCAATATTGAAAGACACGAATCCTCAGGAGTTCTTCGAATCGGCCAGCAGCGAGATCAGAGACTTCCTGACCGATCTCTCGTCTATCGTTTGA
- a CDS encoding amino acid ABC transporter permease, giving the protein MKRAVSRITLGLFVAGLIWFSYFSVSQVYPFNWKVLPRYYKLFLDGLVTTLELSVIALGFAIVVGIVVSLARTSHSVFLKDAGTMYVWFFRNMPLLVIILLVYYGFGSAINIDRFWAGVVSLSLFEGAYVGEIFRAGIEAVPAGEIEAGEAMGLYRRQIMFSIIFPQAFKISIPPLIGQLVSLVKDSSLVSVIALGDLTMRARQVGTQTLAVFESYIALALCYLLITSTLSFVGRALERKMVIP; this is encoded by the coding sequence ATGAAGAGAGCGGTTTCACGTATAACGCTGGGGTTGTTTGTGGCCGGACTGATTTGGTTCTCCTACTTTTCAGTTTCACAGGTATATCCATTCAACTGGAAAGTGCTGCCCAGATACTACAAGTTGTTCCTGGATGGGCTTGTCACAACTCTGGAGTTGAGTGTAATCGCTCTCGGTTTCGCTATCGTGGTCGGAATAGTCGTGTCGCTGGCGAGAACTTCACATTCGGTGTTTTTAAAAGATGCAGGTACCATGTACGTGTGGTTCTTCAGAAATATGCCGCTCCTTGTGATCATTTTGCTCGTTTACTACGGCTTTGGATCGGCGATAAATATCGACCGTTTCTGGGCGGGAGTGGTTTCTCTCTCTCTCTTTGAGGGCGCTTATGTGGGAGAGATATTCAGAGCCGGTATCGAAGCGGTGCCAGCCGGGGAAATCGAGGCTGGCGAGGCTATGGGACTGTACAGGCGACAGATAATGTTCTCGATCATCTTTCCTCAAGCCTTCAAGATATCTATTCCTCCCCTTATCGGGCAACTGGTTAGCCTCGTTAAAGACAGTTCGCTAGTTTCAGTAATAGCCCTCGGAGATCTCACAATGAGGGCCAGGCAGGTCGGCACACAGACTCTGGCCGTTTTTGAATCCTACATCGCTTTAGCCCTTTGCTACTTGCTTATAACATCGACTCTGTCATTCGTCGGCAGAGCTCTCGAAAGGAAGATGGTGATACCATGA
- a CDS encoding transporter substrate-binding domain-containing protein produces the protein MRKVMLVVFLVVVSLAFSSLLEDIRSRGVLRVGQDAGYMPLYGTDPDGDRIGLEVEILKEMASILGVKLEFVIVNWDGIIPALMSNKFDIIWSGMTITPERALKVNFSDPYLTVGQAILYNTKKFPTPPKLEDINTSQTKIAVQLGTTGAEAANRLLTKAQIFTFETTDEAGFQVASGRADAMIFDSIYARFVAKKYEQLDVTDELLSMEDLGVAIPKGDFETLQWLNTFIQWLKTTGKITELEQYWFVEYAPEF, from the coding sequence ATGAGGAAAGTTATGCTGGTAGTTTTTCTGGTCGTTGTGAGTCTCGCGTTCTCAAGTTTGCTGGAGGACATAAGGAGCAGAGGAGTTTTAAGGGTGGGACAGGATGCAGGTTATATGCCCCTCTACGGTACGGATCCCGATGGAGACAGAATAGGGCTGGAAGTGGAGATACTCAAGGAAATGGCTTCCATTCTCGGTGTTAAACTTGAGTTTGTTATAGTTAATTGGGACGGTATCATTCCTGCGCTGATGTCCAACAAATTCGATATCATATGGTCTGGAATGACCATCACCCCTGAAAGGGCCCTGAAAGTCAACTTCAGTGATCCCTATCTAACTGTGGGACAGGCAATTCTCTACAACACGAAAAAGTTCCCCACACCGCCAAAATTGGAAGATATTAACACCAGCCAAACCAAGATAGCCGTTCAGCTCGGCACGACTGGTGCGGAAGCCGCCAACAGATTGTTGACCAAAGCACAGATATTCACCTTCGAGACAACCGATGAAGCTGGTTTTCAGGTCGCCTCTGGTAGGGCAGATGCTATGATCTTCGATTCGATCTACGCGAGGTTCGTAGCCAAGAAGTACGAACAGCTCGATGTCACCGATGAACTGTTATCTATGGAAGATCTGGGTGTAGCCATTCCAAAAGGTGATTTTGAGACTCTCCAGTGGCTGAACACATTCATACAGTGGCTGAAGACAACTGGAAAGATAACAGAACTCGAACAGTACTGGTTCGTGGAATACGCACCGGAATTCTGA